tttgaaattgaaattaaaattgattaaaaagcgAAGAAGCTATGAACAATCAATGATTGCATCCAAAGGTTGCCCATTCCtgtttagcaaaacaaagttttatatgtagcCCTGTGGCGATACCcatgtatgacgtcactagtgggtatccctcctctttttttaatttggaattttaaacgtaCATATCTTACacactagtaaagatttttttaaaaccaacttaACTTTTCTATACGTAAAGTGAGAATTCTGAGTACTgctaaaaattagaaatcaaaacttttgaaagattttgaaatgtaagtcaatcaaaattaaaaaagtttaccaTTCCCCTTCAATGGGGTTAAAAGTGAGTTCCGACTTTTCGAGTAGAAGATTTATTATGTAAGCATACTTCGATTAACTCAAAAGCCTCAAAGAATAATTTCTCATAAAGtatcaaaatttccaaacaGCTACACCTATCTACACTGTACAATAAACATAAGCAACAATAATATATAGCATCGCGATCGTCTGTAAGTCTGATAAACTGCTTCTATGTACAGAAATTGTTTGGCCATGCTTATGTGTGTGTATTGGCTATAAATGCCTGATGTAACATGGTCAATATGTTTAATCAAAAGTCTATATAAATTTAGTACAAATACTGTTTTAACTGTTTATAAGTATCTAGAATTCCGCTTCAAAAaagcaatattttaaagtaactaTTTATCTTTTGTAAGGATGGTTTTCGATATCAGTTTTGTCTGAATATCTCCAATAAGTTTTTAGTAAAATCTCAATTgcgtaaaaactttaaaaatatttagggaaacaataataaaattagtgaaataaataaataatttataatattgaaaaaggtttactattaaccgaattggtTTAATGATAGCAGTCACACTGTGCTGCACAGCTTGGTGATGCTGCAGCTAGAAACCAAAATTTTCCAACCTGATAGACATGTCGAGATCATTTTAGGTAGATTTAAACTCAGATGTACTGACGATGCCACGATAAACGACCATTCGTCTCGATAATAAGCTAATGAAAGACGACGCGATAATGGAAATCCTAATTTTCGCTCTGAAAGGCAGGTGATAGTTATTCGAAAGGCTGAGGAAAGAATGTTTACATGTTTAGAGTAAGCCGTTCTTTAATGATTTACCACAGCATCGCATTCGGTGGTCGAGGAATAGGAAAGTACATAGTTACCAAAGATTTTGGTAATAAGCTGAAAAGTAgctacaaaaaataatagtaataattataatacagcaagtcaaatttcttaaacattgtaaacataaattttttgatttattttggtACTACCGAACCtttatgtatattatcaaaaaaatacacttaatTGATTATTGTTTTTGGTGTTTTACATTAcatcagaaaattataaaaaaaaccgtttttgaatgtcatatttatttatttatttttatttcgttgtAAAATCATTGTTTATGTTATTATCAAAAATGGGAAAAACTACTGTAAATGGAAATTGATGAAGGAAAAATTggatagaaacaaattttttcaataatatgatGAAACATTTGggaattaattcaataaataataatagacgaaaaataaaattatcaatatgaCATTGaccttttagatatttttttataatattagaatTATAATATGACCGGTGTTTACCGTGTTtatgatgtaaaaatttcattcaaaaaaatatataacgatgaTTGTTGTGGTTTTGTGAAAAAACAAGATCATAAAATTTACGACCCCGAAATTACGTATCATAAAAGTATTTACCCTGACACTGTGTTAAAGTTAATTCTTACTAAGACTTAGTAACTACGTCGTTGAAAAATCGTTAGTGTACTTTTTATCATACTTCTCATACCCATTATGTAAAACGAATATTATGGTAGTAACGGAAAATGGTCCGTTAGACTTCGTATTTATGAGAAAAGTACTCTaaatcaggcatgggcaaacgtgacttACAGATGTCTCTCGGACTCCTAACCTAACATTCGAGTAAGACAGTgtcaacctaaaatacgagtaagacagagagacaacattttttttctacatatctcattactattagagaaactgagatggATAGAAGAGttgtatacccgtctcgcttcctcctctatgagcaatgtgaACTTGGAtaaaacacaataaagtttatgacactcaataaagctataacaatggtgactttgactAAAAATAACCCGCCCATGGCTGCTCTAAATAAAGGTCAACCTACCATAGGCAATTCAATTTAACTAGCCTTGACCCAGCCAAAGCTAACATTTTTGTCGAAACCATCAGTTATGTTGCCATATGGGCTATTATTGTTACAGCTATCTTTGTATTGTCATTTCTTAGATTATTTTGTTGAAGATTTTATTGGAgtgttatttttatagttgttaCTTTTTTCTGGTCATTTAGGACTGATCTTGAATTTAACCATgacttttgtgaaaattttttaggcGTTACCTTTCCATAGGCTTAATGGGGCTAAAAGCACAGGCAAATGTATTATATTCTTACACCGCCGTCTGtcgtatacataatattttttactttgactTAGTTAAGCCTTCATTAAACTAAGTGGCATCCTTTCTCCCCCATTGATTGCCTAATCAGGATGAAAAGATAGAGATAGTCGTTGCGTTTTTCCAAAAAGAGGTTTAAACATGTCCGCTTTTCAGTGTTTTACAAACCATTTAATTGTCTCAATTAATTCTTTACAGATTCGTTGTTTAAAGCTAAAGTTAGGTTCAAGGGCGGTTATTCTGAGAGGCTGAgggcacctccttcatgcatataccaagcactacaccagctctccacaactttttaaattaatttttgttatgacaGGGGGTacaaatattcttgaaaattttttatattttagctcgtatcgtatttttttgtaacatgaATGCAATTGTTCTGTccttaatcttttattatatcgtTATTgtatagatattttcaaaaggGTAAgagaaatcgaaatttaatggcaaataaataataaatatgaattttgataaatatattaattctaTCACATTACTAATCTAAAATAGTCTTATCAATTTCTCTAATCATATTTATAGAAAGGCCTTAAGGCATCaatacttgtttttaaaaacaaatatattttggcAGTTCATCGGCGTCTTCAAGTGTTAGATAGATATTTCAGCAAGCGTCACATATAGTAAATAAATGACGCTTACTTGAATTCAATGTTGCATCAGTCACAATCTTATACCGGCTTGTATAAAAACACGaggtatacaattttaattcatcAGTTTcgaaatacaattttaacaaacaCATCGTCTCTTAATTTTGCTATTTGTGCTCTCGTAATTATTATTCGAtattattatcacttatcaacaaactttatacaatcttaattttgaattcgaattctttgttttgaattaacgaatttattttgtttatatcaacGCGGTTTTATTGTGCTCtaatttctttacatttttgttgtaaatttgtttattttatttgttcaaaattacTTCAACCACGGAAACAATGGaattatcaacaattaactacaGCAAGTTCATTAACACAGTTAACAGCAGAAGAAGACCTATGATAACCAGAGAATTAAGTGAGTAATGCTTAGAATTATATTCGACTTATTTTAACGAGGAACGAAATCGACAAAAGACAAAAACCTAGGATGAGTTTTCATACGTTTTTTCAAACATTgaacttaaaattgataaacattatttagttatttgaatattaaaaacaaaaattttaaaaaggtatAACTTttgcgaaatttaaaaaaagaatatttcttagaaatttatagaaaatggaATTCATTTGCTCTAGCGactgcaaataaataaataaagactaTATTTTGAGTGGTACACTTGTTTTTTgtgtattaaaaagaaatatgtaATTCTTCTTATTGCTGGCTGCAGTTTAACCTATACTTGATCAACCGAACAAAGATTTCAAAGACCTATTTTCGGCCGAACAtttgtgtatatatttgtatatctcTATCGAATGTATAAGTTATATACCAAAGAAACTGGTTACGAAATGAATTTACGTGTAAACTCAGAATACTGTAAGAccagtttttcttgaaaatctaTCATTTCGGAAAGACATTACCCACACCTTCAAGGATATTCACTGctctctaaaataaatattatttctgcaAGAATATTCTTGATCTTTTATTACTAAAACGGTGTAGTTAATTCAAACTGGTAATCCCAAAAAGTTTGAGCCCTCCTTAACGTGTTGGCATAcaatataattatgtaaaaaaacaaaaattatctcgATTGTTAAATGAGGCGTTTGTTGTCAAAGCGGCCTACTTCACAACTCAAAAAATGGAGCTACAATTTCGTATAAGTCTAACATTCACATAAATGTATagcaatgaatataaaaatagtttatttttgtatagctTCTTCTTTATTTTGAGACTTTTAATCGCTTATATCTCAACGTCAGGTCTAAGTTACAGGCGGCATAATTACAggcgaataaattttaattcgtaAATAATACAAGCTTTGCAGTCAAATTTACAGTTATTAGAAACCAGCTTCTTTTAAGAGCGGAGCGAGTAtacattatttgaataattatgaagtacttgaatcaaaatatcTGATTAACGAGTGAATAACTTCCGTATCACTGCTACAAAAGCACGTTTTGAGTATCTACATAAAAAAGagctttttatttgaaaacgatCGGATTAGTTTTGCATACGTCCAGCATCGTGTTACCTGTATTAAAgccatataatatttttattctagaaacttaccatagttttatttttttactatcatttttaaaaacaaaattgtttttaagcaTCCGCTTATCAACAATTCTgttgaaatatattatgtttggAATTACTGATATCATAACGATGacgtaaagtaaaaataattcagccaataatctaattaattatagaagtcataacaatttaaaacaaaatagattatttataaTCGAGCCAATTCcttattttaccaattttttttttttaattttacttattacgTAAAGGTGCTAAGTTTTTAATACCATCAGAAGTTTTGTATcctctttaaaaacaaatttgctacaaataaaaatccCAAATTATTATTGGCACTTTAATGACAATTTCAAACTtcttaaacaaaactttttttattttcagcaaAACAAGTCTATAATGCTACAGGTCCAGTAATTTCTTTAGCCGAAGGTATGCCAAATGCTCAAACCTTTCCATTTGATTCTATTAACTTCTCTCTAAAAGATGGTAGCAGCTTTAGTATTGAAGGTGAAGAATTGGACATGGCTCTACAATATCTTCCAACGCAAGggtaaatattttgaacattttcaaaattcaaaggGCAATGTCTGGCagggtatttatttttatttctgattgTTACAGACatccaaaattaataaaatgtttaaaagacTTCCACTGTCGAATTCATAGGCCGCCTGTTTGGCATCGCAGCGACCTGATAATTACAAATGGCAGTCAAGAGGGAATTAGTCGAGTTATTGAAATGTGTATAGAAGAAGGCGATTCAGTTATCGTTCAAAATCCATTGTATTCTGGTACTGCAATCATTGTAAGTAATAAACTATCTAAGTAATACTTCTAGAATTAAACTTCAAATAGGATTTTGTAATTTCTATAACAGTCCTTTCTATTGTTCACAGTTAAATCCGTATAAGCCTGAATTGATTCCCATTGATCAAGATGAATTTGGAATAAAACCAACAATGCTTCGTAGAGTTCTTAAACAACGAAAAAAGCTCTCTatgacaaacaaaaacattaaaatgccGAAGCTAATGTATTTAAATCCGACTGGTGCAAATCCGACAGGAACGGTTATGACACTCGAACGAAAACAAGCCGTATATAAAATTGCATGCGAGTATAATATCCTGATTCTTGAAGATGAAgcatatcaatttttacatttcatggAACATATTCCACCTAGTTTCCAATCCATGGATACGGAAGGTCGTGTTCTTCGATTTGATTCATtgtcaaaaattgttagttctGGATTACGTATAGGATGGGTGAGCGGTCCAAAAGAGTTAATTCATGCTATTGAACTACAAATGCAAGCGGGATGTTTACATCCATCCAGTTTATCACAGGTTagcaacaataaatttaattttttttcttaacgaCCTATGACAAGATTACATTTTGGATATAATTTTCGTCATGACACTTCGgaagttgtttttatttattaatgataatttgtttgttcaatggattatttttttgacctatgacataaattttttcaaaatactggATTTATTCAGTTTAAGacatttttatcatcataaatTCTTGTTATCTATCAtactgtaataaaattgatgaCCTTTTTATGATGGACTCAATttgtgaataattatttttaatttttttaatcacttataACTTTATAAGAATtggtaaacatatttttttaaattgttactcCACCCGGGTTATCtaaatatattcacaaaaacTTGTGTTTCCtctgtttttgtaaaatttaccaAAGCGATCCTAAAAtaagtcaattttttgaaaagcgaaacattatttatattctttttttttcatttcgaaGCAAAAAACAACCAAATCTTTAAGCCTTAAAACAATAACTAATCACGTTTTATTTTCTTACAGACTCTAGCATATAAACTTCTAAATCATTGGGGATATGATGGATTCATGGCTCGTATGGAATCAATCCAAGATTATTATCGAGTACGCCGTGATATCACTATAGCTGCAATGGAACGACATTTAACTGGTTTGTGCTACTGGAGTGTACCCGATGCTGGTATGTTTGTCTGGATCGAGGTTTTAGGATTAACTGATGTTTACGATATGTTAATGACTTTTGGAATCAAGAAAGGTATTGTGTTCGTACCTGGACATGCTTTTATGGCTGATTCTGATCAAGCATGTAATTTCATTCGTGCATCATTCTCAAAAGTTGATCCTGAGAAAATTGATTCAGCCATGGCTAGTTTAGCACAGTTAATAAGGGAAGAGCAGGAGCGTTTGCGATTGAAACTTGAAAATTGTACGTAACCAATAGAGTTTCCCCACAGTTGATTCATGaatgatataattttcaaattcacaatggaatttgataatattactGTATGTAATACTTCGCTCTGCGCTCGCATCagcgttaatattattttgtatataccaGATACAGCCATGTACATTGGTACAACGAAAGAGGGCTTAGATTTAATAAGGgtatattgaaacaaatttaacaacCAGATAAAACTGGTTTATcgtaatgttatttatattagaaaataaaaggtGTCACtagtgttttaaatttaaaattttgatttgagtttgatgtacaaaaacaaacttgtattattttctattaaaaattaaataaataatgttttgctTAAACCcagtctattttttttttttttttttttttgttgaaaatccttcaaatttttaacatcgAGGCAATACAAGTAGTGAATAGTCAGTATCTATTATTCAGCCGTTTTACAGGTGGTGAAAAGTCAGTATCTCTTCCACAGTAAGTAACGTTATCTGAGAGTGCATATCCTGATAGTTTCATAGTTTATCTAAGATATAGTTTGATAATCTCTCATGATAGTTTGTCTGAGAGTACATATACACAATCAAAGTGATATTTAAGTGAAAGCGATTTGTGGCGCTGTCTTATACTTCGGAAATATGAAGAACAACAAATATCTACAGTCGGCATAAATAACTGTCTTTATCGCCGACATAGTCAGTATCATAGATGTCACTGTACGGTATTTTTAGTTTATGCAGTAAATCCACGTGGGaatgtttttgaatttacaTATTACACCATCGTTACCCAGGTTGGGAGACTGTCTGTAATAAGCTAATACATTGGCCAGTTAATTTTTCGCTTACGGAAAGATAggataacaatttattattcttcactctctttttttatacattctttATGCACACTTTAGagtcaattttttcttaattttccgTTAgcgaaaactaaaatttattacccaatgcattaattttttatggcaGCTAGGGTTTCTGGTTTCTCGACCTTTTTATTTCTCGAGGCACGATAATTCTCGACCAGGATTTATAGAATTTCTTGAGTGTCTACAATATTTAATACAGTAAAATAGCCGGACAATAGCATTATATGGGGAAAagtgatggaaaataaaattcttgtttGTACGTGTTCCTTACACCTTCAaaaacattcagccgcacttaCCTGCATTACTAACAAAAAAGAGAAAGTGACGGGTGGTTTTTCTACCATCAAAACACTTTCAATAGTAACAGTAAGCAATATGGTACATGAACAGACATGCaggaaaaaaactgttttatgtaaacaaaagcaaaaaaaaaaaaaacagttttatgtaaacaaaaccaacgaaaatatattattttgattagtaTTAAGAAAGCATAATGTTTGCCTGTCGTGATCATGATCATATAATATTTGGATGTTGAGAACAGTTTACGAGTTATGCATGTATGCCAATGATTTATGTGCAAACTGTAATACTCAAACTGTATAAGAATTAAAGAATACTTACTATATCATAGCCAAGATGCACAATATTGTAATTCACAGCCAAGACGTGCTTTTCCAAGGACTTTATTATCATACAAACaatatattcacaatttttttatttgttttaaagacATACACATTTCTTGTGTCAAATTCACAGCATTTGTTCTTTTTGTCTCAGCTTCGTACACCATTTATTATTGTAAGTAGAAAAGGATGGTGAGATTATAGTGTAATAAGACtatttgtttttacataaactcagtgtaaatattttgtatgcaaggatatatttattgtcaTAAGTTGAAGATTATCTTAATTCACGAAAAACGTATCTAAACTCATACCAGCTAGGCGCTTAATAtcgaatttgttaaaattttaggtTGAAGTATTTCGGAGCTAAAAGGGAAATTGTCAATTTTCAAATGCTCGGATGTTTATACTTTCTCtgtcatttttttgataaagagtCATATATCCCCTTTTCAATTTCGTGAAAATATAATCATTGAATTGATCGCGAACACCTGACAGTTTCATTTTAATGCATTATCCTTTAGCTAaggtgttaattttttatattaacaaaaatgtcAAGCTAAGAGATGGGAAGGAAATATGGGGAAAATATGTAGCATTTAGCCGCTCTCCAATAATAAGCCCCGACTGTTTAAGTCCTTatgtaagtttttttcttttcagattttatttaacacagcggtttttgattatataacatatattgaAACTTcttaaactaatttattattataccatgtatgaaatatacatagtatattaggtTTAGTACCagttttgtaacgcttaaaaataatgatgctaggaaaaaaattttgtcataggtgttcataaaatgacctaattagcccatttccgattgtccgtccgtccgtctgtgaacacgataactcaaaaacgaaaaaagatatcgagctgaaatttttacagcgtactcaggacgtaaaaagtgaggtcaagttcgtaaatgagcatcataggttaattgggtcttgggtccgtaggacccatcttgtaaaccgttagagatagaacaaaagtttaaatgtaaaaaatgttccttattaaaaattaaacaacttttgtttgaaacattttttcataaacatcactgtttacccgtgagggcgccaatttggcggaaattttataatatgtactatacttgattatcagttatgtatgtgtcacatgttcgtatggtatttcaacaattaactcagtcaattgtttgttttcatttgtttctaataaaatttaaacctaTAACTATTTCTTATTGACATATTACTATTTCGAACCAAAAACCCACCGTTTTGTCCTATCTAAGGGCACTTGGGTTTTAAGGCAAATAAAACGATACCTTAACTCTCGAAATTCATCGAGACGGTTGAAAAATACGgggtaataaagaaattcacaatcatatatatattatacatacatacgagATTCACCCGAAAAACATATCCACTGTTTGACAGCTGGGTAATAAAACGACAAAACCCAAAATTCATTTAGTTTCCACACTGGCTATAAACTATATTGTTAGAGTAAAGAACATTTCTTGggtaaaatttaacaaaaagtttattttaatattacagtCCTTTTTTTTCCACcgaataataagtaaaatacaCTGTGtttcgttttaaataaatatttgactaaAACTCTTTATGActtgatattaataaaatttttatgaatttgattttaatttaaacagctATTCAAACTCAGTTGACGCCTTTCATTCAAATAGTTTTCCATAAATAACTATTGCTAGTTAGTTAGGTCTGTATGTACCCATTATTGAGATTTGATTTTACCTAACATTAAACATGAGACTTGGATAATTGAACAGGAACTGTTTAGGCGTTTGACACGCGATCAAAGTTTGTGACTTGTGAAATGTATCATCATCACAACTctacacaaacaatataatgTAACAGTTTTATAGTCAATACTGCAAAATCATTTCCATGTTTGTGATGTATGAGAGGAGAGTTTATAACAAAGTCAGCACTTCGATATATTTGGTATCTATGTTCATAATTATCTTGAACATCGCTCGTCTCATGTCGTTGATTcggtaaaaattatacaaaacataaTTTGCATATTTTGTGTGTCCGGTAGAATATAGGGTAAGATATAGTATCTTATATCATTCTGTAGTTTCTTGGCAGATATAGCTTTTTACTGGAcagcatttgtattgaaatgagaCAATTGTTTGAGAATGCAGGTAGgctgattttcgaaaaaacaaaactacaattttttttgagagGAAGATGAAATTGTGACTCTTTTGTTGATATACCATTGATaagtaaagtttaaaatacGCAAGTGATTTAAGTTGAATGTAATAACATAATATACCTTAGATACTTTGTAATATGTCTGACTCAAATTTTACAACTGTattcttgtttcttttttaggtTTAAGTACTGTTAAGTGGAATTTAAGTGGGAAAACTAAGTCCTATTCCCTCTTAGTCTTTTGAAATACCTGTTGAAGCTGCTGCTGGACTCTAAGAGCATGCCTGTATAAGAAACATGttggatttaaaatatttatgtcacATACCTTTTTTGTAACTGTTGCTTATAGTGAATTGTAACGATTATATATCGTGGACCTCCTTCCGGTTTAGTCGGTGGAAGATTTTAGGTACATTCAGGAATGCGCTATGGTACATTTTGGTCTTGTATCATGGTTCACGCATCATGTACCACGGTTCTCATGCACCGAtagttcaatatttaaattctcaacGGAAAATGCTTAAACCAAATAacttaaatcaaattataaattgtaggtaGATACTAATAATGCTTTTCGTTTTGTGGTCATTTCGAGATGTAATTACTGTAATCACGGTCCAGTTAAATGTACGTTTTGTGACTAATGTTTAACTTTAAGCTATCATCCAAACAAAATCTGTGGCTTTATACCAGTTTCAAAACTACATATCCATTGGACTATGGATACATTTAATCTTAAATACTTGATTGATCGGTAACAATACAACTTCGAAAtgtgttttttataccatgtatatatgaaatatacatagtatattaagtttattataccatgtatatatgaaatatacatagtatattaagtttagtcccaagtttgtaacgcttaaaaataatgatgctaggaaaaaaattttgtcataggtgttcatagaatcacctaattagtccatttccggttgtccgtccgtccgtccgtccgtccgtccgtccgttcgtccgtctgtggacacgataactcaaaaacgaaaaaagatatcgagttaaaatttttacagcgtactaaggacgtaaaaagtgaggtagtgaggtcaagttcgtaaatgagcatcataggtcaattgggtcttgggtccgtaggacccatcttataaaccgttagagatagaacaaaagtttaaatgtaaaaaatgttccttatccaaaattaaacaacttttgtttgaaacattttttcgtaaacatcactgtttacccgcgagggtgccaattaggcggaaattttataatatgtgtacaaactatacactaaatgtcggtcggtaatgcagaaacctataaagtcatttacatatgtactatacttgattatcagttatgtatgtgtcacatgtttgtatgtgtaatgtgataaagaaatcaacactgactatgcatggtatttcaacaattaactcagtcaattgtttgttttcacttgtttttttttatacattattattttgtgcAGTTAtcattgttttgttatttttttcaactggGTTCATTCAATGTAAATAAGAATGatgatcttttaatttttaataataataattaatggattttatttatcaatcaaatttttttagattgaaatataattttgtctTGCACACTCATCATCTCATTGTTGATTAACAATATTGCAGaatggatattttattaaacttatttagGAATAATATGCTGTTGAAATATTCCAAATAATTACacaatttgtttattaagtttcgttccttttaaattttccatcGTCCTTcctaaagaaatattataattattaataataataatattatttaaattagtttttcatttttcataattgTTTCTCTCTAACAGAGTGTGTGtctaatttgaacattttttgaacgCTTATTACCTATTTGATTTGTATGTTATTGCAACGAAACTTAACTTTGGAGTGCAGTGATTGGATCTTAAGATGTTCATCACAGATGTATAGTATGTTATCACAGATTTATAACCAAATATACCCAGatttattttcctaaaatttatcAGCCTGTATGTTGGAAACAAAGCAAAAAGGTTTTTGTCTTCTTTAcgtttgaaaaattcgattgttTCGGACATTATTGTGTCTTTCGAATATTATTGGCGTTATTTGTACTAACTTTTTTAAGGTAGTTGCCTTGCTATGGGCATAGTTTACTAAGaatataataacacaaaaaCCATCAAAACTTCAAGTCGATTAACTGAGATAAACTTAATTATAGCTCCGATCATAAACACGGAAAGCATTAGAAAGGTTGTGTTTTTggcaagttttttaattttagaaaaaaaaaattaactgtataaaaaaaatttttacataggtgttgatttttttcgattgaaaattttttttctaggctACGGAGTTACATTCTGGTCTGCAAATATATTCATTGTATGTTGATGACATATTGTCTAATGTTATATAATTGTCTTCTATAGgcttcacttcaaaaattatcatttaaatatcttCTTAGTTGACTTGAACGTGGTATCTTGGCGACTATCAGTGCAAACCTTGAAGTATCAATGTTTTTTTGAGTATTTGCAAGAATTTAGGcatattttgtatgatttttggTACATTAAGTCAAAAATCAAGGCAATAGAAGAAAGAGGCAAAACGGAaagtattcataattatttc
The Chrysoperla carnea chromosome 4, inChrCarn1.1, whole genome shotgun sequence genome window above contains:
- the LOC123298283 gene encoding kynurenine/alpha-aminoadipate aminotransferase, mitochondrial-like; this translates as MELSTINYSKFINTVNSRRRPMITRELTKQVYNATGPVISLAEGMPNAQTFPFDSINFSLKDGSSFSIEGEELDMALQYLPTQGHPKLIKCLKDFHCRIHRPPVWHRSDLIITNGSQEGISRVIEMCIEEGDSVIVQNPLYSGTAIILNPYKPELIPIDQDEFGIKPTMLRRVLKQRKKLSMTNKNIKMPKLMYLNPTGANPTGTVMTLERKQAVYKIACEYNILILEDEAYQFLHFMEHIPPSFQSMDTEGRVLRFDSLSKIVSSGLRIGWVSGPKELIHAIELQMQAGCLHPSSLSQTLAYKLLNHWGYDGFMARMESIQDYYRVRRDITIAAMERHLTGLCYWSVPDAGMFVWIEVLGLTDVYDMLMTFGIKKGIVFVPGHAFMADSDQACNFIRASFSKVDPEKIDSAMASLAQLIREEQERLRLKLENCT